Part of the Branchiostoma floridae strain S238N-H82 chromosome 11, Bfl_VNyyK, whole genome shotgun sequence genome, GAAAATGATTCTGCAGAGTCTTAATCACTTAGAATTAGATGTCTTAAAAATGTCATGCCAGCggtcaaacaaaataaaaaaaactaggGTCTGTTTGAATTACTTTTTCTGTTGCAACAGAAATAAAGAGTGCGAATTACTTACATGTCTTAAATGTCATCTCCTCAACCAAAATAAACACTAAAACAGCTTGGGTCTGACGGGAAACCGAAAACACAAGCAAATTGAATTTTCAAATGACGAAGATTCTTGCGCACATAACTTGAGACACAGCTCAGAATAAGATGTTCCTCACCTCGAGAGCGTACAGAGCAGACCCGACGATCAGGGGAACGTCATCACCGGGGTAACCAAACTCTGTCAGCAGCTCCCTCATCTCCATCTCCACCAGCTCCAGGGTGTCGCTGTCAACAACATCCGCCTTGTTTACGTAAACAACGATGTGGGAGATACCAATCTGTAGGAAGGGAGAGGGACAGTTTTATTAGTACAATACTTCTGTCTATAACATCAGCCTTGTTAACATACACAACAATGTGCGTGATACCAATATGGGGGAGGGGAGAGAGTTTTGTTAGACAGTACAATATTTCTGTCCACAACATTTGCCTTGATCATGATATGGAAAATACCAATCTGGAAGAAGGGGAGGAACAAATGTCCTTAGCAAACATGTTCTGCATTGGAAGTTATACAATTCAAGGATTATGATGTATCCAGCACCATACCCATTTTTACTTTATCAAACAGACATGAACTTTATTGCCATGTGAAACTTACTCCTTCCTTTAGTGAAGGATTCCCCCACAAAAGCAGTTTGGGGGTGAAAAATTGCTTGTAAAGGACttttaaaaataaatttcaaaaataatGTTATGTGTCAACATAAAATATTGACTAAGTCTGTCAGTCTGTGGAAAGCCACCAGAAATATCAAATTGTccagaaaatgatgtttggagAAGCACATACTCCTTTCTGAGAAagaatcataaaaaaaatcatttgaaaaaaaatacctcAGAATAAAGACCTTAGGCAGTTTGTACTTGGCTGCTGTTATGTAATAGTCTACCAATAATGCAGTACAGACCCAGATACCTGTTTAGCTAGTAGTAAGTGTTCCCTTGTCTGAGGCATGCACCCGTCTGTAGCAGCCACCACCAGGATGGCTCCGTCCATCTGTGCTGTACCTGTGATCATGTTCTGTAACAGAAATATCATGAGTTAAGGATGTATAAAAACTCTAAGTGTTTTTCTTGAAGACCATACAAGAAAGACATGTTAAAAATAAAAAGAGGGTACTTGATGTCTGTTTCAATACAAATATAAAGAATCTAAAGAACACTTTGCGTTTGGGGATAGagatgtctggaaggagaggatgGCACTGGTGATGATGAAattcaaaaaatattttgaccacTCAAAATACACTACAATAGTGCATTTCTTCTCATTCCGAAACAAATTTGATCCTCATTTTACTATCTTATGaccattttcaatttttctgtAGCTAATACCTGTAGTCTTCTTGTTTTTACTATCTTAGAATTAGTGGTCCTAATGGCACAaactaaatgaaaaaaatcttctACCTTGGACCAACACACTGTAACTGGCATTGTGATAATAATGTCTTTTTGGTTAatcaaacaatgtttctctgtaCTTTCTCCTTGCACTTTCTCTTTTAGACATGGGAATACTTTACAGACATTGCATTTTCTCAGTGTTACACGTATGACGAGTCCCCACCTTGATATAATCAGCGTGCCCAGGACAGTCCACATGTCCGTAGTGCCGGTTATCCGTGGTGTACTCCACGTGGGTCTGGTTAATGGTGATGCCGCGTGCCTTCTCCTCGGGAGCGCGGTCTATCTCATCGTACTTCCTGTACTCCGCTCCGCCCTGGGCAGACAGCACTGCAGGACAAAGAGCAACAATTGTCGTCTCTCTGTACGGAGGTTCTGTTTTAGGTGTGTCtggatgtttgtgttcttgtgcagggctcgaaattcatttttgggattaggtgcactgggtGCACCAAagattttttgggtgcaccgtattatctttctaacacttagatgtcaagaatatggtgttttaTAGTATactgatatctttacatacataaaccttggaaaatatttgggtgcataGCTCCacagaaaaaattgggtgcatagcttaaattttgggtgcacctgggtgcacaaacactcagtatttcgagccctgttgtgCATTTGTAATTATTCCAAAACACTGTCAGTAGAGGGAcaggaagtgagtgggaagatgacAGAAAGATGACTTGTTGGAGTGACAGAAAGTAGAATTCAGAGATGGTAGAACTACCAATTCATCAGACACtgcagacattccaggtcatggggtcaatggaagagtctACTTATACACTGGGAGGTGTATTAGTAGCCTTACTGGTTGGTCAGGTTTTGGTAGTTTCATACTTTCAACATGCTagttgttttaatttgttactagtcatttcatttttccttttcttccaAACACACTTCAATATTATGACAATGATAAAAATGATGTCACTTCATTTAACCAATGTTGCAATAGTCAGATTTATCTTCCAAATTCCATGCTGACGTAATCTATAAAAGAATTACACGAAGACCTAAGAATGATGTTGCAATGTCCCCAAAAGGTTTTCTACTGCTCAATAAATATGcccctattggacatctaaaattgtcttcattcatacttagagtataaaagacctgtttcttccagatcacttcagcatcactgacgaaaactggtggatgccAGTTgcaacgtctgaccatttcaaaaatcatatccagttgcctgagtaattgctttttggcatatgcCCACATACCTTTAGTAATAGCGGCAGTCAGGGTGGTCTTGCCATGATCTACGTGGCCGATGGTTCCGATGTTGAGATGAGGCTTGTCTCGGACAAACTTCTTGGCCTCTGCAGCCATAGTTCTGGCGGAGAGCTGGGACAGTCTGCTCGGTAACAGCCATGCCTACAATGGACATAAGCGCACATTTTTCTCACTAACTTCGTGACTGAGACTGTAACTGTttctaacaatatatttttcatttcttaccGTGAAATTAAAGCTATTGGTAACAGAATATTACTTTAAGGATAGGTGTTTATTGTCTATTTTTAGTATTGAGGATCCTGTCAATACAATGTTTTTggtactattgacaggatgtttctgTCAATAACTTATATTTTTGGCATGTATGACAGGAtgttcataatcataatcaagtAAACCCTAAGCTTTTCTCCTTTCAATAATTAGGTACCCAAGGCCCTAAACAATGAACCAATAACTTATTAACTAACTCAGCAACAAATGTTGGGTTAGTTAATAATAACTAACTGGGTTAGTTGCAGCACAAGGCTATGGGGGTTATTAACTAACCCAGCAACAAATGCTGGGTTAGCTAATAAGTTATCATCAATGTCAATGACTTACTGTTGCACGCTCTGTACAAAGTCTTGATAAGGAACTTTTCagagctgaaaaaaaaagaaaaacagggTTAGCAAAAGAACCATGGCTAGTGACAagtaattttgcaattttagtCTTCATAAGGTTCAACTGCAAGTCATATTATGACAATTTTCATTGTAACTAAGGTCACCGGTCAACTTGCTAGCTGCCTGACACACACAAAAGCCTTATATACGTGTGGCTCCGAATTTTTTCATTATCACAATGGGAAACGAgtacagtttgttttttttaatcaatttttttaaacagcATATGAACTGTTATAAACAACgacttataacgttacaatacgTCACATAATTTTCATGACATGATGGGCCAGACCGTTCCTTGTAAAAAAATCTGGCCCGGCCACGCGGCCACGTGAGGTTGGAAATCACCGACCTTATTGTCAAAACAAACGATGTAGCTATTCTGACACTTTAATCTATAAATCGCCTTAAGTTTCTTTATTAGCTAGCAATATTATGAATTAAAATATTGCGTGAAATATCGAGAAAATCACCTGAATTTCTGCAAGCCAGCTTCCCAAACGTGACAAGACCCGCCATCTTTTTCCCGATTTTTCCCAGACCGCATGCGCAATAAGCTTTCCGGAAGTGTAGATGGGGTCACTAGAGGTGACCGGAAGTCAATAACGAACGGTACAAATTGTTGAATAGGTATGAAACTAAAATTTTAGTTTTTAAACATGATATTTTGAGCTAATGCATTACATACTTAAGTATAATCATATTCATACAAATATATAAGTTCTGTAATTTGAtacattttggtaaaaaaaacgtcaaaacaaTGAGTCCAAATCAAACATGTTAGATGCTTACATATTTCATCCCCATTTAAAAGTGTTATCTTCCAAACCAAATATCGTCCTTCAAACCAAAGTTGGTCACAGTAAAACAGCTGAATATCGAGCTTTTCTTCCATTGGTGAGTTCAGTTTTTGTTCCAACTTGTTCAAGAAAAAAGGCGGGCCTATAGGACTGACGAATTGTGCTCAAAATTCTTCTGACTGCTAactgatgtttgttttttaaaattaaatgttgtgtaacagtgggtggggaggggggcatgttcaTACGAATTTGGGTCACCGGTCAAGGTTTTTATGGCACCCCTAGTTCATGTATTTTCGTGTTTGAAAATTATATTCATAGTCACTGATTTGCATGTCATTGCGCCATCATATTGGATATGTTTGGGTGTGTTGTAGATTTATTGAAaactgtagtagtgtagtatgcTGTACGGTTCATGTTTGTAGCAGACGACGTTTTTGTTGTGTAAGTATCCTTTACCATAATTACATGGACCGATGGAAggcaataagccctttcacgcATCCAACTTTGCATGTACAGTTCAAACGTAAACTTCAAGGCTCTtacacagaaacaaaacatgtctggacattgttatacCAATCGACAGACAGATGGAACCATAGTATATCTGGACAATATACAAAACATGGTGGAGATGCTAACCAACTGATGGAGCCCATATATTCCTGGGCATATACATGAATAATACATGTTTGAGACATAActgtatacaatatcacaagtcaGGGCCTTCACATTTGCATTTGGATCTGTGAAGACATTTTGGCCTTGAGTTTCATAAGCTAATAGTTACATAACCAACAGTTACATATCATAAGGTTACATAATCTACAGTTACACAAGCTGTCTGCAAAGAATTCCTAATTCAAAAATATTCTTACTCTCCTCACAGGCTACCCTGTTGCTGCTACCTTGCCttggaacatacatgtactagtgccCTGAGACACACGGGCAAATTCAGGACGTCATGGCGGGTATTGGGAGCGTAGTTCTCCGGCGAGCCATGAGTACGGAGTCCAAGCGGATGGTGGATCGGTTCATCCGCGTGGATCACGCAGGGGAGGTTGGGGCAAACTATATCTACCGTGGACAGATGGCAGTCCTGGGGAACACAGAGGTGGGGTGTTCTTTAACGgttattattgtttttattacaCACAACCAGAACTTTtcccagctttaaattttttccgtTCGACTCATTGTTTGGGgggaccatttttttttcttatcaaacaTACCATCTTAAGCTAATGAAAAACGACTTTAAGCAGTTACATGTCATAAAGTCCAGATTTTTGGGACAGTGaggatgataatttttttttctatcccaaTGTTGCACAAGCAaatttcctaatctccaagtagattcctccagtggcataaaacagtaacataagctggggaaggacttcagctggcagaggggtaaaattggccaccgctGATtacaaatttccatcctgggacggagggacgggtccttgATACAGCCCTGCATACAACTGCGTTTCATGTGGTCAAATATTACTTAACAATCTCAATTCTTGAGTGCAGCACACTACTATCCAGAAGGGATGTCGGTCTGTGATGCTGCAGTACCTAAAGGTTTAGCTTGGGGGCTAGAATTTCCATGTTTATTTGGAATCATCTCAATAACAACCCGCATgtcaaaattcatacaaatccatcaaaatgaTCTCAAGTTATGTTTGCAAAAACCCAAATACAACCAAAAACAGTAACAACCATCACCTTGGAATCTCCCTCCTGAATgtaatgcagggctcaaaatactttttgcgcatacctgcactggtgggatagaaaattacctgcaccatacaaattttacctgcaccacggATTTAGGAATTATGGATCATATCAaatttgttcaggaaccattgctttatttttcttttatactttatactgtagatggtaaaaacaatccacatgcacctacatcattggccatttatgtataaaacccagtacatagaccagtgcaggttaggtgctgGTAGATattagaaatacctgcacagctccaattttacctgcactaacctatatatgcaggtggtatttcgagccctgtactagTAATGATATATGAATAAACCTGTGTCTTGTTCCTACCAGGTTGGCAGAGTAATCCAGCGTATGTGGGACCAGGAAAAGGAGCACATGGCCAAGTTTGAGGAGCTGATACCCCAGCACAGAGTCAGGCCCACTGTGTTGTTACCTATATGGAATGTAGCAGGCTTTGTACTAGGTACGATACTAATGTAGTAGTACTGGTGTAGTAGTACTGTGGTACAAAAATGCAGATATCacattagacataaatcatgcgaATCAgggcatcatttgcataaatggtgAGAAATTGCTGCAATGTAACAGTCTGGGTCAGAGAACTTTAGTAGAATATTTTGCCATGTCCACTAATTTTCCATTTTGTGATTGGAACACCTAAATGCAGTTCCCTTCTCTTTGTGACATATTCCAGGTGCTGGCACTGCCCTATTGGGTAAGGAAGGAGCCATGGCATGTACTGTAGCTGTGGAGGACAGCATAGTGGAACACTACAACAGTCAGATCAGAGCTCTCATCGAGGACGACCCAGAAAAACACAAGGAACTCTTAGAAGTCATCAAGAAGTTTC contains:
- the LOC118425775 gene encoding 5-demethoxyubiquinone hydroxylase, mitochondrial-like: MAGIGSVVLRRAMSTESKRMVDRFIRVDHAGEVGANYIYRGQMAVLGNTEVGRVIQRMWDQEKEHMAKFEELIPQHRVRPTVLLPIWNVAGFVLGAGTALLGKEGAMACTVAVEDSIVEHYNSQIRALIEDDPEKHKELLEVIKKFRDEELEHHDMGLEHDAEAAPAYQTLTNVIKGGCKAAIWLSERI